The nucleotide sequence GTGGGCTCCGGGCCCTGCTCCCCACCAGTCGGCGCCGCGCCAGTACAGCTCGTTGTGCAGACAGCGCCCGGCCTCCGAGGTGGCCCAGTTGGACACCTCGTACCAGTCGAAGCCGGACCGGGAGAGGACGTCCTCGGCGATCAGGTACCGGTCGGCGTGGACGTCGTCGTCGGTCATCGGGACCTCGCCGCGCCGGATGCGCCGCGCCAGCTGCGTCCCCTCCTCGACGATCAGGGCGTAGGCGCTGACGTGGTCGGGTCCGGCGCCGATGGCCGCGTCGAGCGAGGCCCGCCAGTCGTCGTCGGTCTCGCCGGGGGTGCCGTAGATCAGGTCGAGGTTGACGTGCTCGAACCCGGCGGCCCGCGCCTCGGCGACGCACGCCTCGGGGCGCCCGGGCGTGTGGGTCCGGTCGAGGATCTTCAGGACGTGCTGCTTGGCGCTCTGCATGCCGAAGGAGATCCGGTTGAACCCGCCCTCGCGCAGCTCCGCGAGATACGCCGGGTTCACGGACTCCGGGTTCGCCTCAGTGGTCACCTCGGCGTCGTCCGCGAGCCCGAACTCGTCCCGTACGGCCGCCAGCATCCGTACGAGGTCACCGGCGGCGAGCAGGGTGGGCGTGCCGCCGCCGACGAACACGGTCCGGACCGGTCGGGGGTCGTCCCCGAGCACCTTGCGGGCGAGCCGGATCTCCTCGGTGACCTGCTCGGCGTAGTTGTCCCGGGAGGCGAGCACGCCGCCGGTCCCGCGCAGCTCATTGGCCGTGTAGGTGTTGAAGTCGCAGTAGCCGCAGCGCGTCGCGCAGTACGGCACGTGCAGGTAGAACCCGAGCGGCCGCTCCCCCGCCCCTTCGAGGGCGTGCGGGGGCAGCGCCCCGTCGTCGGGAACGGTCTCACCATCGGGCAGTACGGAAGGCATGAGCCCCATTGTCCCGTACTGCCCGAGGTGAACGCCCGGCCTGTGGACAACCTCTCCACAGGGCGAGGGTCAGGTCCGCGGCGGCGGGGGTCAGGACTCCCGCGACCCCGCGTACATCTCCTCGATGAGCCCCTTGTACTCGCGCTCCACCACCGGCCGCTTCAGCTTCAGCGACGGGGTGAGCTCGCCGTGCTCGATGTCGAGGTCGCGCGGCAGCAGCCGGAACTTCTTGATCGTCTGCCAGCGCTGGAGGCCCTCGTTGAGCCGGTCGACGTAGCCCTGGACCATCGCCACGGTCTGCGGGGCGGCGACGATCTCGGCGTACGGCTTGCCCCCGAGGCCGTGCTCGGCGGCCCAGCCGAGGAGGGTGGGCTCGTCGAGGGCGATGAGCGCGGTGCAGAAGTTCCGGTCGGCGCCGTGCACGAGGATGTTCGAGACGAACGGGCAGACGGCCTTGAACTGGCCCTCGACCTCGGCCGGCGCGATGTACTTGCCGCCGGACGTCTTGATCAGGTCCTTCTTGCGGTCGGTGATCCGGAGGTAGCCGTCGGCGGACAGTTCGCCGATGTCACCGGTGTGGAACCAGCCGTCGGACTCCAGGACCTCGGTCGTCTTCTCCGGCAGGCCGTGGTAGCCCTCCATGATGCCGGGGCCCCGCAGCAGGATCTCGCCGTCGTCGGCGATCCGGACCTCGGTGCCGGGGAGCGGCTTGCCGACGGTGCCGGTGCGGTAGGCCTCGCCCGGGTTGACGAAGGAGGCGGCGGAGGTCTCGGTGAGGCCGTAGCCCTCCAGGATGTGGATGCCGGCGCCGGCGAAGAAGTAGCCGATCTCGGGGGCGAGCGCGGCGGAGCCGGAGATGCACGCGCGCAGGTTGCCGCCGAAGGCCTCGCGGATCTTGGCGTAGACGAGGGCGTCGGCGACCTTGTGCTTGGCGGTGAGGCCGAAGGGCGCGGTGGCGGTCCCGGTGCGGCGGAAGTTGTCCTGGGTGGCCTTGGCGTACTCGCGGGCGACGCCGGCCGCCCACTGGAAGATCTTGTACTTGGCTCCGCCGCCGGCGCGGGCCTTGGCGGCGACGCCGTTGTAGACCTTCTCGAAGATGCGGGGCACGGCGGCCATGTAGGTCGGCTGGACCACCGGCAGGTTCTCGATGATCTTGTCGACGCGGCCGTCGACGGCGGTGACGTGCCCGACCTCGATCTGACCCGAGGTGAGGACCTTGCCGAAGACGTGCGCGAGCGGCAGCCACAGGTACTGGACGTCGGCCTGGGTGACGAGCCCGGTGGCGGCAATGGCCTTGGCCATGTACGACCAGTTGTCGTGCGGGAGGCGGACGCCCTTGGGGCGGCCCGTGGTGCCGGAGGTGTAGATGAGGGTGGCGAGCTGCGTGGCGGTGATCGCCGCGACCCGCTCCTTGACGGCCTCGGGGTGCTTCTCCAGATAGCCCTTGCCGCGCGCCTCCAGCTCGGCGAGCGTGAGGACGAAGTCACCGTCGCTCTCCACGCCGGTGGCGTCGATGACCACGACGTGGCGGAGGTTCGGCAGGTCGGCGCGGCGCTCGACGGCCTTGGCGAGCTGGGCGGCGTCCTCGGCGATGAGGACCCGCGACTCGGAGTCGGAGAGGATGAACGCCGACTCCTCGGCGTTGGTCTGCGGGTAGACCGTGGTCGTCGCGGCGCCCGCGCACATGACACCGAGGTCGGCGAGGATCCACTCGACCCGGGTGGCGGAGGCGAGGGCGACCCGCTCCTCGGACGCCACGCCGAGGTCGACGAGGCCGGCGGCGATCGCGTAGACCCGCTCGGCGGCCTGGCCCCAGCTGAGCGACTTCCAGTCGTCCGGGCCGGCCCCGGAGGCGGCGGGCACCGGGTAGCGGTAGGCCTCCGCGTCCGGAGTCCGCTCGACGCGCTCAAGGAAGAGGGTCGCCACGGAGGGCGGCCGGTTCTCGATCTGGGTCTGTGTGTCGCTCACGACGTCCTCCGGGCGGCGGCGGTGCCTTCTGGTGGTTCGTAACTAACTGGCGAGTAACCTTCGGGCCAGAGTAAAGGCCCGAGGTCCGACGCGTAAGAGTCTGCGGGACGTCGCTTCATAACGAACGGGCCCACGCGCATGTGCGCGTGGACCCGTCGTGGACACGGAAGCGCCGTTTCCGGCCGCCGCCCGGCGTTACTTCTTCTTGCCGCCGGACTCGTCGCTCGACAGAACGGCGATGAAGGCCTCCTGCGGCACCTCCACCGAGCCGACCATCTTCATGCGCTTCTTGCCTTCCTTCTGCTTCTCCAGCAGCTTCCGCTTGCGGGAGATGTCACCGCCGTAGCACTTGGCGAGGACGTCCTTCCGGATGGCGCGGATGGTCTCGCGGGCGATGACCCGGGAGCCGATGGCGGCCTGGATCGGCACCTCGAAGGCCTGCCGGGGGATGAGCTCGCGCAGCTTGGCGACGAGCCGCACACCGTAGGCGTACGCGGCGTCCTTGTGGGTGACGGCGGAGAAGGCGTCGACCTTGTCGCCGTGCAGCAGGATGTCGACCTTGACCAGGCTGGAGGCCTGCTCGCCGGTGGGCTCGTAGTCGAGGGAGGCGTAACCCCGCGTCTTGGACTTCAGCTGGTCGAAGAAGTCGAAGACGATCTCGGCGAGGGGCAGGGTGTAGCGGATCTCGACCCGGTCCTCGGAGAGGTAGTCCATGCCGATCAGGGTGCCGCGCCGGGTCTGGCACAGCTCCATGATCGCGCCGATGAACTCGCTGGGGGCGAGGATCGTGGCGCGTACGACGGGCTCGTACACGTCGTTGATCTTGCCCTCGGGGAACTCGCTCGGGTTGGTGACGGTGTGCTCGCTGCCGTCCTCCATCACCACGCGGTAGACCACGTTCGGCGCGGTGGCGATGAGGTCGAGACCGAACTCGCGCTCCAGCCGCTCACGGATCACGTCGAGGTGCAGCAGACCGAGGAAACCGACGCGGAAACCGAAGCCGAGGGCGGCGGAGGTCTCCGGCTCGTAGACCAGCGCGGCGTCGTTGAGCTGCAGCTTGTCGAGGGCCTCGCGGAGGTCCGGGTACTCCGAGCCGTCCAGCGGGTAGAGGCCCGAGAAGACCATCGGCTTCGGGTCCTTGTAGCCGCCGAGGGCCTCGGTGGCGCCCTGGTGCAGGGAGGTGATCGTGTCACCGACCTTGGACTGACGGACGTCCTTCACACCGGTGATGATGTAGCCGACCTCGCCGACGCCGAGACCGTCGGAGGAGGTCATCTCCGGGGAGGAGACGCCGATCTCCAGGAGCTCGTGCGTGGCGCCGGTGGACATCATCCTGATGCGCTCGCGCTTGTTGAGCTGGCCGTCGACCACACGGACGTAGGTCACGACGCCGCGGTACGAGTCGTAGACCGAGTCGAAGATCATCGCGCGGGCGGGGGCGTCGGCGACACCGACCGGGGCGGGAACGTCCCGGACGACCCGGTCGAGCAGGGCCTCGACGCCCATGCCGGTCTTCGCGGAGACCTTGAGGACGTCCTCCGGCTGGCAGCCGATGAGGTTGGCGAGCTCCTCGGAGAACTTCTCCGGCTGGGCGGCCGGCAGGTCGATCTTGTTCAGTACGGGAACGATGGTGAGGTCGTTCTCCATGGCCAGGTAGAGGTTGGCCAGGGTCTGCGCCTCGATGCCCTGGGCGGCGTCGACCAGCAGGATCGTGCCCTCACAGGCGGCGAGCGACCGGGACACCTCATAGGTGAAGTCGACGTGCCCGGGAGTGTCGATCATGTTCAGGATGTGCGTGTCGCCCTGAGCCGGCCCCTCGGTCGGCGCCCACGGCAGCCGGACCGCCTGGGACTTGATCGTGATGCCGCGCTCCCGCTCGATGTCCATGCGGTCGAGATACTGGGCACGCATCTGCCGCTGGTCGACCACACCGGTCAGCTGGAGCATCCGGTCGGCAAGCGTCGACTTGCCGTGGTCGATGTGCGCGATGATGCAGAAGTTGCGGATCAGAGCCGGGTCGGTACGGCTCGGCTCGGGCACGTTGGTAGGAGTCGCGGGCACGCAGGGTCTCGTCTCGGGGCGATGTCGGATCGATACGTAGGCTCCATGGTCCCATGCCCGTCGCCCGGCGCCCGGTTTGGGCGGGCACGAGGGTCGCTGATACTGTGGACAGCTGTGTCTCGTGTGCCCTCTCAGCTGCGGGACACATCCAGAAGGAACATCGAACCTGTAAAGGTCTTTTCGTGGCGAACATCAAGTCCCAGATCAAGCGGAACAAGACGAACGAGAAGGCGCGCCTGCGCAACAAGGCCGTCAAGTCCTCGCTCAAGACCGCGATCCGCAAGGCCCGCGAGGCCGTCGCCGCGGGTGACGT is from Streptomyces venezuelae ATCC 10712 and encodes:
- the hemW gene encoding radical SAM family heme chaperone HemW, yielding MPSVLPDGETVPDDGALPPHALEGAGERPLGFYLHVPYCATRCGYCDFNTYTANELRGTGGVLASRDNYAEQVTEEIRLARKVLGDDPRPVRTVFVGGGTPTLLAAGDLVRMLAAVRDEFGLADDAEVTTEANPESVNPAYLAELREGGFNRISFGMQSAKQHVLKILDRTHTPGRPEACVAEARAAGFEHVNLDLIYGTPGETDDDWRASLDAAIGAGPDHVSAYALIVEEGTQLARRIRRGEVPMTDDDVHADRYLIAEDVLSRSGFDWYEVSNWATSEAGRCLHNELYWRGADWWGAGPGAHSHMGGVRWWNVKHPGAYAAALAGGKSPGAGRELLSDEDRRVERILLELRLKEGVELSLLKPAGLAAAAKALTDGLLAPGPYETGRAVLTLRGRLLADAVVRDLVD
- a CDS encoding AMP-dependent synthetase/ligase yields the protein MSDTQTQIENRPPSVATLFLERVERTPDAEAYRYPVPAASGAGPDDWKSLSWGQAAERVYAIAAGLVDLGVASEERVALASATRVEWILADLGVMCAGAATTTVYPQTNAEESAFILSDSESRVLIAEDAAQLAKAVERRADLPNLRHVVVIDATGVESDGDFVLTLAELEARGKGYLEKHPEAVKERVAAITATQLATLIYTSGTTGRPKGVRLPHDNWSYMAKAIAATGLVTQADVQYLWLPLAHVFGKVLTSGQIEVGHVTAVDGRVDKIIENLPVVQPTYMAAVPRIFEKVYNGVAAKARAGGGAKYKIFQWAAGVAREYAKATQDNFRRTGTATAPFGLTAKHKVADALVYAKIREAFGGNLRACISGSAALAPEIGYFFAGAGIHILEGYGLTETSAASFVNPGEAYRTGTVGKPLPGTEVRIADDGEILLRGPGIMEGYHGLPEKTTEVLESDGWFHTGDIGELSADGYLRITDRKKDLIKTSGGKYIAPAEVEGQFKAVCPFVSNILVHGADRNFCTALIALDEPTLLGWAAEHGLGGKPYAEIVAAPQTVAMVQGYVDRLNEGLQRWQTIKKFRLLPRDLDIEHGELTPSLKLKRPVVEREYKGLIEEMYAGSRES
- the lepA gene encoding translation elongation factor 4; this encodes MPATPTNVPEPSRTDPALIRNFCIIAHIDHGKSTLADRMLQLTGVVDQRQMRAQYLDRMDIERERGITIKSQAVRLPWAPTEGPAQGDTHILNMIDTPGHVDFTYEVSRSLAACEGTILLVDAAQGIEAQTLANLYLAMENDLTIVPVLNKIDLPAAQPEKFSEELANLIGCQPEDVLKVSAKTGMGVEALLDRVVRDVPAPVGVADAPARAMIFDSVYDSYRGVVTYVRVVDGQLNKRERIRMMSTGATHELLEIGVSSPEMTSSDGLGVGEVGYIITGVKDVRQSKVGDTITSLHQGATEALGGYKDPKPMVFSGLYPLDGSEYPDLREALDKLQLNDAALVYEPETSAALGFGFRVGFLGLLHLDVIRERLEREFGLDLIATAPNVVYRVVMEDGSEHTVTNPSEFPEGKINDVYEPVVRATILAPSEFIGAIMELCQTRRGTLIGMDYLSEDRVEIRYTLPLAEIVFDFFDQLKSKTRGYASLDYEPTGEQASSLVKVDILLHGDKVDAFSAVTHKDAAYAYGVRLVAKLRELIPRQAFEVPIQAAIGSRVIARETIRAIRKDVLAKCYGGDISRKRKLLEKQKEGKKRMKMVGSVEVPQEAFIAVLSSDESGGKKK